From Acidimicrobiales bacterium, the proteins below share one genomic window:
- a CDS encoding Fe-S cluster assembly protein SufB: MATTDLDLGRYKLGWSDVEDYIFKPKKGVNADIVREMSWMKGEPDWMRDMRLKALRHFERKPMAPWFAKNMPDIDFDDIYYYIKPTDKQVDAWDELPDSVKATYEKLGIPEAERKYLAGVTAQYESEVVYHRNRDNLESQGVLFCDMDTALREYPDVVKQYFGTVIPPNDNKFAALNSAVWSGGSFIYVPP, encoded by the coding sequence ATGGCAACCACCGATCTGGACCTCGGCCGGTACAAGCTCGGCTGGAGCGACGTCGAGGACTACATCTTCAAGCCCAAGAAGGGCGTCAACGCCGACATCGTCCGGGAGATGTCCTGGATGAAGGGCGAGCCCGACTGGATGCGGGACATGAGGCTCAAGGCGCTCCGGCATTTCGAGCGCAAGCCCATGGCGCCCTGGTTCGCCAAGAACATGCCGGACATCGACTTCGACGACATCTACTACTACATCAAGCCGACCGACAAGCAGGTCGACGCCTGGGACGAGCTGCCCGACTCGGTGAAGGCGACCTACGAGAAGCTCGGGATCCCCGAGGCCGAGCGCAAGTACCTGGCCGGCGTCACCGCCCAGTACGAGTCGGAGGTCGTGTACCACCGCAACCGGGACAACCTGGAGAGCCAGGGGGTCCTGTTCTGCGACATGGACACCGCCCTGCGGGAGTACCCCGACGTCGTGAAGCAGTACTTCGGCACGGTCATCCCGCCCAACGACAACAAGTTCGCCGCCCTCAACTCGGCCGTGTGGTCGGGTGGCTCGTTCATCTACGTGCCGCC